The Hypomesus transpacificus isolate Combined female chromosome 3, fHypTra1, whole genome shotgun sequence genome has a window encoding:
- the fgfr3 gene encoding fibroblast growth factor receptor 3, whose amino-acid sequence PLLPPAPEEDPDREDDYADILIYVTGCVLFILAVVIIILCRMRMATQKTPPTPPVQKLSKFPLKRQVSLESNSSMNSNTPLVRIARLSSSDGPMLAHVSELELPSDPKWEFSRSRLTLGKPLGEGCFGQVVMAEAIGIDKEKPNKPLTVAVKMLKDDASDKDLSDLVSEMEMMKMIGKHKNIINLLGACTQDGPLYVLVEYASKGNLREYLRARRPPGMDYSYSFDTCKIPEEQLTFKDLVSCAYQVARGMEYLASQKCIHRDLAARNVLVTEDNIMKIADFGLARDVHNIDYYKKTTNGRLPVKWMAPEALFDRVYTHQSDVWSYGVLLWEIFTLGGSPYPGIPVEELFKLLKEGHRMDKPANCTHELYMIMRECWHAVPSQRPTFRHLVEDQDRVLTMTTTDEYLDLSVPFEQYSPACQDSSSTCSSSGDDSVFAPDPLPDHPCLTKQHQTNGVVRT is encoded by the exons cccctcctccccccagccccagaagAGGATCCAGACAGGGAGGATGACTACGCCGACATCCTGATCTACGTGACGGGCTGCGTGCTCTTCATCCTGGCCGtggtcatcatcatcctgtgtCGCATGAGGATGGCCACCCAGAAGACCCCGCCCACCCCGCCTGTACAGAAGCTCTCCAAGTTCCCCCTCAAGAGACAG GTGTCCTTGGAGTCCAACTCCTCCATGAATTCCAACACCCCATTGGTCCGCATCGCCCGCCTGTCTTCCAGTGATGGACCAATGCTGGCCCACGTGTCAGAGCTGGAGCTTCCCTCCGACCCAAAGTGGGAGTTCTCCAGAAGCAG GCTGACCCTGGGCAAGCCCCTGGGGGAGGGCTGCTTTGGCCAGGTGGTGATGGCTGAGGCCATCGGCATCGACAAGGAGAAACCCAACAAGCCGCTCACTGTTGCTGTGAAGATGCTGAAAG ATGATGCCAGTGATAAGGACCTGTCCGATCTGGTATCGGAGATggagatgatgaagatgattggGAAGCACAAGAATATCATCAACCTGCTGGGGGCATGCACACAGGACG gacccCTGTATGTGCTGGTGGAGTACGCCTCCAAGGGGAACCTGAGGGAGTACCTGCGTGCCCGCCGCCCCCCTGGTATGGACTACTCCTACTCCTTTGATACCTGCAAGATTCCTGAGGAGCAGCTCACCTTCAAGGACCTGGTCTCCTGCGCCTACCAGGTGGCCCGGGGAATGGAATACCTGGCCTCGCAgaag TGTATCCATAGAGACCTGGCCGCCAGGAATGTTCTGGTGACGGAGGACAACATCATGAAAATTGCTGACTTCGGCTTGGCCAGAGACGTGCACAACATAGACTACTACAAGAAGACCACCAAC GGTCGTCTGCCTGTGAAGTGGATGGCTCCCGAGGCTCTGTTTGACAGGGTGTACACCCACCAGAGCGACGT GTGGTCGTATGGAGTGCTGCTGTGGGAGATCTTCACCCTGGGGGGGTCTCCCTACCCAGGCATCCCAGTGGAGGAGCTCTTCAAGCTACTGAAGGAGGGGCATCGCATGGACAAGCCTGCCAACTGCACCCACGAACT GTACATGATCATGAGGGAGTGCTGGCACGCTGTCCCCTCTCAGAGACCTACCTTCAGACATCTGGTGGAGGACCAGGACCGTGTGCTCACCATGACCACCACAGAC GAGTACCTGGACCTGTCCGTGCCGTTCGAGCAGTATTCCCCAGCCTGCCAGGACTCCAGCagcacctgctcctcctcgggGGATGACTCTGTGTTTGCCCCCGACCCCCTCCCTGACCACCCCTGCCTCACCAAGCAGCACCAGACTAACGGGGTCGTCCGGACTTAA